The following are encoded together in the Zingiber officinale cultivar Zhangliang chromosome 8A, Zo_v1.1, whole genome shotgun sequence genome:
- the LOC122012648 gene encoding pentatricopeptide repeat-containing protein At4g32430, mitochondrial-like, which yields MRRFSFSPNLGAPPLLPSSLSHRRHLLDEISNLNSAPTCPDEVAAALFNPIQVIRERLRSEASLDPGAVAASLKHCRGREGLQLHGLVLSSGLDAHTIVSNSIMNLYSKSGAPDLARKVFDGMPRPDVVSWNTYLSGIASSTEALDFFALMRRTGVHPDGVTFTVALAASANLLDPEPARQLHSLVLKSGFGSDLIVKNAVISSYARAGHSVEAHMVFDEMPFRDSVTWNSLLCGLTQDGRGGAEAIELFLEMVRDEGVRPDRISVATVISACGQEGKIGFGCQVHGFATKVGVAAHISVSNLLMSMYYKHGDVSSAKKVFDNMMQRDAISWTTMISIEPDNAIHLFNVMRLQDVQPNDVTFVALIFAVNDQLLREGQMIHGVSFKLGIAEELNVSNSLITMYAKLKMMVDARKVFDAIHCKEIVSWNALVSGYAQNGQLEDALAVFSSLILHCMPNQYTFGSILSAITTTEIVSLAYGQSFHAHILKLGLNANAYVSVALIDLYAKRGSIDESRRAFEEAPLKSLITWTSIISAHSKHGNYEEVMSLFESLKRTGIHPDHITFLAVLVACCCKGKVDMGRKVFESMVDEFEIEPWQEHYACMVDMLGKAGRLEEAEEFLQLAPMPLGISALQSLLGACRVHRNAEMGSRMAEALMKVEPTESGAYVLMSNIYAEKGEWDNVAKLRRGMRQRGVRKEIGFSWVDVGSGESPYMHRFCSGDKTHPLAEEIHSMAESLGMEISYKKEDSDMGFYLAATN from the coding sequence ATGCGACGCTTTTCTTTTTCTCCAAATCTTGGTGCTCCACCTCTTCTTCCGTCGTCTCTCTCTCATCGACGCCACCTGCTCGACGAAATCTCAAACCTAAATTCCGCTCCGACATGCCCAGACGAAGTTGCCGCCGCACTATTCAACCCCATCCAAGTCATCAGGGAACGACTCCGGTCGGAGGCCTCCCTCGACCCCGGCGCCGTCGCCGCCTCACTCAAGCACTGCCGTGGCCGGGAGGGCCTCCAGCTTCACGGCCTCGTTCTTTCCTCTGGCCTCGACGCCCACACCATCGTCTCCAACTCTATCATGAACTTGTACTCTAAGTCCGGCGCCCCCGACCTCGCGCGCAAGGTGTTCGACGGAATGCCCCGTCCCGATGTCGTCTCCTGGAACACTTACCTCTCCGGCATAGCTTCCAGCACCGAAGCCCTCGACTTCTTTGCTCTCATGCGTCGAACAGGCGTCCATCCCGATGGTGTCACCTTCACTGTGGCCCTCGCTGCATCGGCGAACCTGTTGGATCCGGAACCTGCCCGGCAGTTGCACTCCCTCGTCCTTAAATCTGGCTTCGGTTCCGACCTCATCGTCAAGAACGCGGTCATCAGTTCTTATGCCAGGGCAGGCCATTCCGTGGAAGCCCACATGGTGTTCGACGAAATGCCATTTAGAGATTCGGTCACCTGGAATTCGCTGCTTTGTGGCCTCACTCAAGACGGCAGAGGCGGAGCTGAAGCCATTGAGTTGTTCCTTGAAATGGTGAGGGATGAAGGCGTCCGACCTGATCGTATCTCAGTTGCCACTGTGATCTCTGCGTGTGGCCAAGAGGGAAAAATTGGCTTCGGATGTCAAGTCCATGGCTTTGCAACTAAGGTTGGCGTTGCGGCCCATATATCAGTCTCCAATCTGCTCATGTCAATGTACTACAAGCATGGGGATGTTAGCTCTGCGAAAAAGGTGTTCGATAATATGATGCAAAGGGATGCCATTTCGTGGACGACCATGATCTCTATTGAGCCAGACAATGCAATTCATCTCTTTAATGTTATGAGGCTTCAAGATGTGCAACCAAATGATGTTACTTTTGTTGCACTAATTTTTGCTGTTAACGATCAATTGTTGAGAGAAGGGCAAATGATTCATGGAGTCAGCTTTAAGCTTGGAATTGCTGAAGAGTTGAATGTTTCCAACAGTCTCATAACTATGTACGCCAAGCTGAAGATGATGGTCGATGCAAGGAAGGTGTTTGACGCAATACATTGTAAGGAGATAGTGTCTTGGAATGCTTTAGTTTCTGGATATGCTCAAAATGGGCAGTTGGAAGATGCTCTAGCGGTGTTTTCCTCCTTGATCTTACATTGCATGCCAAATCAGTACACATTCGGGAGCATCTTGAGTGCAATAACTACAACTGAAATAGTTTCCTTGGCATATGGCCAGAGCTTCCATGCCCACATTCTCAAGTTGGGTCTTAACGCAAATGCCTATGTTTCTGTTGCTCTCATTGACTTGTATGCCAAGCGTGGAAGCATTGATGAGTCTCGGAGAGCTTTCGAAGAGGCTCCTCTCAAGAGTCTGATAACTTGGACATCGATCATCTCTGCACACTCAAAACATGGAAACTATGAAGAGGTGATGAGCCTCTTTGAAAGCCTGAAGCGAACTGGTATTCATCCTGATCACATCACATTCCTTGCAGTTCTTGTTGCATGTTGCTGCAAAGGGAAGGTTGATATGGGGCGCAAGGTGTTCGAGTCAATGGTGgatgaatttgagattgaaccaTGGCAAGAGCACTATGCTTGCATGGTGGACATGTTGGGGAAGGCTGGGAGGCTAGAAGAGGCAGAAGAGTTCCTGCAGCTAGCACCAATGCCACTTGGGATATCAGCATTACAGAGCCTGTTAGGGGCATGCCGTGTGCACAGAAATGCTGAGATGGGGAGCAGGATGGCGGAGGCACTGATGAAAGTTGAACCGACCGAATCAGGTGCCTATGTGCTGATGTCAAACATTTATGCAGAAAAGGGAGAGTGGGACAATGTAGCTAAGTTAAGAAGGGGAATGAGGCAGAGAGGAGTGAGGAAAGAAATCGGATTCAGCTGGGTGGATGTTGGCTCTGGAGAATCCCCCTACATGCATAGATTTTGCTCAGGAGATAAGACTCATCCTCTTGCTGAAGAAATACACTCAATGGCTGAGAGTTTGGGCATGGAGATTAGTTATAAAAAAGAGGATTCAGACATGGGCTTCTATCTGGCAGCCACAAACTGA
- the LOC122012649 gene encoding calcium-dependent mitochondrial ATP-magnesium/phosphate carrier protein 2-like isoform X2 — MELPTRKADEKQQKRNPGGCNPVKKPGPVSMDHVLLALRETKEERETRIRSLFGFFDKAGLGYLDYTQIEGGLSALNIPAEYKYARDLLKVCDSDRDGRVEYQEFRRYMDDKELELYRIFQAIDVEHNGCILPEELWDALVKAGIEIDDEELASFVDHVDKDNNGIITFEEWRDFLLLCPHEITMENIYQYWEKVCHVDIGEQAVIPEGISKHSNASKYLIAGGVAGAASRTATAPLDRLKVILQVQTTQARILPATKKIWREGGFLGFFRGNGLNVMKVAPESAIRFFTFELLKDYIVKAKGTDKSNIGASGRLIAGGLAGAVAQTAIYPLDLVKTRLQTYACEGGRVPSLVNLTKDIWAHEGPRAFYRGVVPSLLGIIPYAGIDLTAYETLKDMSRTYILNNSEPGPLVQLGCGTISGALGATCVYPLQVIRTRMQAQRTNSSTAYSGMSDVFRKTFRNEGFSGFYKGLFPNLLKVVPSASITYLVYESMKKSLSLD; from the exons ATGGAACTGCCGACGAGGAAGGCCGACGAGAAGCAGCAGAAGAGGAATCCTGGCGGTTGCAACCCGGTGAAGAAGCCCGGACCAGTGTCCATGGACCACGTCCTGCTCGCGCTGCGCGAGACCAAGGAGGAGCGGGAGACCCGGATCCGGAGCCTCTTCGGGTTCTTCGACAAGGCTGGGCTTGGCTACCTCGATTACACCCAGATCGAGGGTGGTCTGTCCGCCCTTAACATCCCTGCTGAGTACAAGTACGCCAGGGATCTCCTAAAGGTTTGCGACTCCGATCGCGATGGGCGCGTGGAGTACCAGGAATTCCGCAGGTACATGGACGACAAGGAGCTCGAGCTCTACCGCATCTTTCAGGCCATCGATGTCGAGCACAACGGTTGCATCTTGCCTGAAGAACTATGGGATGCGCTCGTCAAGGCAG GAATTGAAATCGATGATGAAGAGCTTGCTAGTTTTGTGGATCATGTGGATAAGGATAACAATGGGATTATAACTTTTGAGGAATGGAGAGATTTTCTTCTACTTTGCCCTCATGAAATAACTATGGAGAACATCTATCAGTACTGGGAAAAAGTTTGTCATGTTGATATTGGTGAACAGGCTGTTATCCCAGAAGGGATAAGTAAACATTCAAATGCATCCAAATACCTCATTGCAGGTGGGGTAGCTGGAGCAGCTTCTCGAACTGCGACTGCTCCTCTTGACAGGCTTAAAGTGATTTTGCAAGTACAGACAACTCAAGCACGGATTCTTCCAGCAACAAAGAAGATATGGAGAGAGGGTGGTTTCTTGGGGTTTTTTAGAGGTAATGGTTTAAATGTTATGAAGGTTGCACCTGAGAGTGCAATAAGATTTTTCACATTTGAATTGCTGAAAGACTATATAGTTAAAGCCAAAGGCACTGATAAGAGTAATATTGGTGCTTCTGGCCGTTTGATTGCTGGTGGTCTAGCAGGTGCAGTGGCACAAACTGCTATCTATCCCCTGGATCTTGTGAAAACTCGACTACAGACTTATGCATGTGAAGGTGGTAGAGTTCCTAGTCTAGTTAATTTGACAAAAGACATTTGGGCCCATGAAGGACCTCGAGCTTTTTATAGAGGGGTTGTAccatcccttcttggaattattCCTTATGCAGGCATAGATCTTACTGCATATGAGACCCTAAAGGATATGTCTAGAACATATATTCTCAACAATAGtg AACCGGGTCCTCTTGTGCAACTGGGTTGTGGGACTATCTCTGGTGCTCTAGGAGCAACATGTGTTTACCCTTTGCAGGTTATTAGAACGAG aaTGCAGGCCCAGCGCACCAACTCCTCTACTGCTTATAGTGGGATGTCTGATGTGTTCCGGAAAACCTTTAGGAATGAAGGATTTTCAGGGTTCTACAAGGGGCTATTCCCGAACCTTCTCAAAGTAGTGCCATCTGCTAGTATTACTTATCTAGTTTACGAATCAATGAAAAAGTCTCTTTCCCTTGATTAA
- the LOC122012649 gene encoding calcium-dependent mitochondrial ATP-magnesium/phosphate carrier protein 2-like isoform X1: MDHVLLALRETKEERETRIRSLFGFFDKAGLGYLDYTQIEGGLSALNIPAEYKYARDLLKVCDSDRDGRVEYQEFRRYMDDKELELYRIFQAIDVEHNGCILPEELWDALVKAGIEIDDEELASFVDHVDKDNNGIITFEEWRDFLLLCPHEITMENIYQYWEKVCHVDIGEQAVIPEGISKHSNASKYLIAGGVAGAASRTATAPLDRLKVILQVQTTQARILPATKKIWREGGFLGFFRGNGLNVMKVAPESAIRFFTFELLKDYIVKAKGTDKSNIGASGRLIAGGLAGAVAQTAIYPLDLVKTRLQTYACEGGRVPSLVNLTKDIWAHEGPRAFYRGVVPSLLGIIPYAGIDLTAYETLKDMSRTYILNNSEPGPLVQLGCGTISGALGATCVYPLQVIRTRMQAQRTNSSTAYSGMSDVFRKTFRNEGFSGFYKGLFPNLLKVVPSASITYLVYESMKKSLSLD, from the exons ATGGACCACGTCCTGCTCGCGCTGCGCGAGACCAAGGAGGAGCGGGAGACCCGGATCCGGAGCCTCTTCGGGTTCTTCGACAAGGCTGGGCTTGGCTACCTCGATTACACCCAGATCGAGGGTGGTCTGTCCGCCCTTAACATCCCTGCTGAGTACAAGTACGCCAGGGATCTCCTAAAGGTTTGCGACTCCGATCGCGATGGGCGCGTGGAGTACCAGGAATTCCGCAGGTACATGGACGACAAGGAGCTCGAGCTCTACCGCATCTTTCAGGCCATCGATGTCGAGCACAACGGTTGCATCTTGCCTGAAGAACTATGGGATGCGCTCGTCAAGGCAG GAATTGAAATCGATGATGAAGAGCTTGCTAGTTTTGTGGATCATGTGGATAAGGATAACAATGGGATTATAACTTTTGAGGAATGGAGAGATTTTCTTCTACTTTGCCCTCATGAAATAACTATGGAGAACATCTATCAGTACTGGGAAAAAGTTTGTCATGTTGATATTGGTGAACAGGCTGTTATCCCAGAAGGGATAAGTAAACATTCAAATGCATCCAAATACCTCATTGCAGGTGGGGTAGCTGGAGCAGCTTCTCGAACTGCGACTGCTCCTCTTGACAGGCTTAAAGTGATTTTGCAAGTACAGACAACTCAAGCACGGATTCTTCCAGCAACAAAGAAGATATGGAGAGAGGGTGGTTTCTTGGGGTTTTTTAGAGGTAATGGTTTAAATGTTATGAAGGTTGCACCTGAGAGTGCAATAAGATTTTTCACATTTGAATTGCTGAAAGACTATATAGTTAAAGCCAAAGGCACTGATAAGAGTAATATTGGTGCTTCTGGCCGTTTGATTGCTGGTGGTCTAGCAGGTGCAGTGGCACAAACTGCTATCTATCCCCTGGATCTTGTGAAAACTCGACTACAGACTTATGCATGTGAAGGTGGTAGAGTTCCTAGTCTAGTTAATTTGACAAAAGACATTTGGGCCCATGAAGGACCTCGAGCTTTTTATAGAGGGGTTGTAccatcccttcttggaattattCCTTATGCAGGCATAGATCTTACTGCATATGAGACCCTAAAGGATATGTCTAGAACATATATTCTCAACAATAGtg AACCGGGTCCTCTTGTGCAACTGGGTTGTGGGACTATCTCTGGTGCTCTAGGAGCAACATGTGTTTACCCTTTGCAGGTTATTAGAACGAG aaTGCAGGCCCAGCGCACCAACTCCTCTACTGCTTATAGTGGGATGTCTGATGTGTTCCGGAAAACCTTTAGGAATGAAGGATTTTCAGGGTTCTACAAGGGGCTATTCCCGAACCTTCTCAAAGTAGTGCCATCTGCTAGTATTACTTATCTAGTTTACGAATCAATGAAAAAGTCTCTTTCCCTTGATTAA